A genomic region of Choristoneura fumiferana chromosome 17, NRCan_CFum_1, whole genome shotgun sequence contains the following coding sequences:
- the LOC141436891 gene encoding odorant receptor Or1-like: protein MKFFESNVNLSVSLSLTALKVFGFWVPDGLSWEKRFLYNCYAFISFMFLLGTYLIIQVVDMFMIWGNLPLMTGTAFLLFTNLAQATKIASVVVRRRTVGGIIADADQMLRGEEGRGREIVQSCNRETSLQQLLYFCLTTVTVAGWASSAEKNQLPLRAWYPYDTSKSPAYELTYVHQVVALFIAAYLNVGKDTLVTTLIAQCRCRLRLLGLELRTLCDDLVPNEQGMLSSEQEKTVWSRLRNIVRQHQAALEASSLLQDCFSAPIFAQFLVSMVIICVTAFQLAAQTGNLVRLFSMGTYLLNMTFQVFLYCYQGNQLSEESIEIAGAAYACPWYSCSTRLRRGLLVLMERTRRAARLTAGGFTTLSLTSFMAIVKTSYSLFTVLQQAEESKD from the exons atgaaatttttcgAAAGTAATGTAAATCTGTCTGTCAGTTTGTCGCTAACTGCGTTGAAGGTATTCGGCTTTTGGGTGCCCGATGGGCTGAGTTGGGAAAAGCGTTTTCTATATAATTGCTACGCCTTCATTTCATTTATGTTTCTTTTGG GAACCTACCTTATCATCCAAGTTGTGGACATGTTCATGATTTGGGGCAACCTGCCCCTGATGACCGGCACGGCGTTCCTTTTGTTCACGAACCTCGCGCAGGCGACGAAGATCGCGAGCGTGGTGGTGCGCCGGCGCACAGTCGGCGGCATCATTGCTGATGCTGACCAGATGCTGCGGGGCGAGGAGGGGAGGGGCAGGGAAATTGTTCAGAG TTGTAACCGAGAAACGAGTCTGCAACAACTGCTATACTTCTGTCTGACGACGGTGACAGTCGCGGGCTGGGCAAGCAGCGCAGAAAAAAATCAACTGCCTTTAAGAGCTTG GTATCCCTACGATACATCAAAATCCCCGGCCTATGAGCTGACCTACGTGCATCAAGTGGTGGCTCTCTTCATAGCAGCTTACCTGAACGTGGGCAAAGATACTCTGGTGACAACCTTGATTGCCCAGTGCCGCTGTAGACTGCGATTGCTTGGACTTGAGCTGAGGACACTTTGTGATGACCTGGTGCCGAACGAGCAG GGTATGCTATCTTCTGAGCAAGAGAAGACAGTCTGGTCTCGACTGCGAAATATCGTGCGACAACACCAGGCGGCGCTGGAGGCATCTTCGCTGCTGCAGGACTGCTTCTCAGCTCCTATCTTTGCTCAGTTCTTGGTATCCATGGTTATTATTTGTGTGACGGCGTTTCAATTGGCCGCT caaaCAGGAAATTTAGTCCGGCTGTTTTCTATGGGGACGTATCTCCTAAACATGACGTTCCAAGTATTCCTGTACTGTTATCAAGGCAACCAGCTTTCAGAGGAG AGTATTGAAATAGCGGGAGCTGCGTATGCTTGTCCCTGGTACTCGTGCTCGACGCGGCTGCGGCGCGGTTTGTTGGTGCTGATGGAGCgcacgcgccgcgccgcgcgcctcaCCGCCGGCGGTTTTACCACACTCTCGCTTACCTCCTTCATGGCT atcGTCAAAACTTCATATTCTTTGTTTACGGTGCTGCAGCAAGCCGAGGAAAGTAAAGACTAA
- the LOC141437506 gene encoding multiple inositol polyphosphate phosphatase 1-like: protein MISIFLIVLFSFAASENCYWNRECPNLLHSTKTSYETVRGDIRDYPDPESCEAISVWTLHRHGNRNPGSVSVLMKELIDTVQSQIIQAYEAGRSQLCAQDIEAFRRWTFNETILASQSYLTGTGYDELYDIAKRLRHRYPLLFQGTSDDYYFRPTNSQRTIASAMGYVHGFTEGTNLNINFDGPFERDDMIRPYENCLRYQQEVRGGALLEQQLVDYAETEEYLALQRAVQARLGITYQLTQDDIYTLYEICRYHRTWVPSHQDAWCAAFTNEDLVVLEYRDDVRHYYRNGYGSWVTPRLAGPLLKDLRERFQAAVRGEGKKVVSYFSHNAMTEMTFIALGLYRDNFAILGSQRNTNRLWRTSFIAAFATNLMVVLNRCTESGTQTHRVQFFINEKETTLCPLSGCTWDQFEDIMRDFDDNLDFCSLDYPAPEFELPWGSGNAFVVRTGWLATIQIAFVLFVR, encoded by the exons ATGATCTCGATATTTCTCATAGTATTATTTAGTTTCGCCGCAAGTGAAAATTGTTATTGGAACCGAGAATGTCCCAATCTGCTGCACTCTACAAAGACATCGTACGAAACCGTCCGAGGGGACATAAGAGACTATCCCGACCCGGAAT CATGTGAAGCAATAAGCGTATGGACCCTGCACAGGCACGGCAACAGGAACCCTGGCTCCGTGTCGGTGCTGATGAAGGAGCTGATAGACACCGTGCAAAGCCAGATCATCCAGGCCTATGAGGCTGGTAGGAGTCAGCTGTGTGCTCAG GATATAGAAGCTTTCCGCCGATGGACTTTCAACGAGACCATCCTGGCATCCCAGTCCTACCTCACCGGTACCGGCTACGATGAGCTGTATGACATCGCGAAACGTCTCCGCCATCGGTACCCTCTCCTCTTCCAG GGTACCTCGGACGATTACTACTTCAGACCGACCAACTCGCAGAGGACAATAGCTAGCGCTATGGGCTATGTGCATGGCTTCACAGAGGGAACCAATCTGAACATCAACTTCGATGGACCCTTTGAGAGGGACGATATGATCAGG CCTTATGAAAACTGCTTGAGGTACCAACAAGAGGTTAGAGGAGGCGCTCTCTtggagcaacagctagtagattATGCCGAAACCGAAGAATATCTGGCG CTTCAAAGGGCAGTCCAGGCCCGACTCGGCATCACGTACCAGCTAACCCAGGATGACATCTACACTCTGTACGAGATCTGCCGGTACCACCGCACCTGGGTGCCTTCGCACCAGGACGCGTGGTGCGCTGCCTTCACCAACGAGGACCTGGTGGTGCTGGAGTATAGGGACGATGTCCGCCATTATTATAGAAACGGGTATGGTTCATGG gtCACGCCTCGTCTCGCCGGGCCGCTCCTCAAGGACCTGCGCGAACGCTTCCAAGCCGCCGTCCGCGGGGAAGGCAAGAAGGTCGTCTCCTACTTCTCCCATAATGCCATGACAGAGATGACCTTTATAGCCCTGGGTCTGTACCGGGACAACTTCGCAATCCTCGGCTCTCAGAGAAACACCAATCGGTTGTGGAGGACCAGCTTCATTGCGGCGTTTGCTACTAACTTAATGGTGGTTTTAAATAG ATGTACGGAATCGGGCACTCAGACGCATAGAGTACAATTCTTCATCAACGAAAAGGAAACTACCCTCTGCCCTCTGTCAGGTTGCACTTGGGACCAGTTCGAAGACATCATGAGGGACTTTGACGACAACCTGGATTTCTGCAGCCTGGATTACCCTGCGCCTGAGTTCGAATTACCATGGGGTTCTGGCAATGCGTTTGTTGTCAGAACTGGGTGGCTGGCTACCATACAAATAGCGTTTGTATTGTTCGTAAGGTAG
- the LOC141436850 gene encoding multiple inositol polyphosphate phosphatase 1-like isoform X1 has product MSVLSCLVICLLFTFVYSKECYWNSRNPYSYFSTKTPYDAVRGDLRDEIPLEGCSPTSLWAIVRHGTRHPMATDGAGMKTAMTLKEAIIDNFYAGRGEMCAQDIANLANWTWDDSMDSTWTYLTKEGHQELLLLGQRVRERFSPLLGSLDTFQFRSTDTQRTRESARAFVEGLENSKFTIEEPIPDGQYDIIRPYRSCEKYIQLNKTTHDIALEKFRSTKDYQQMLTGVRQRVGLPDLTHQNVTGLYDLCRYYRAYAVDRRNAWCSVFGNEDLKVLEFIEDLSDQYDCGYSSPYGAKLGAIPLRNLYENLEASVNGSHRITGYFTHDTMIEMIVTALGLYHDYPAINSLEMNRDRKWRTSLLAPFATNLMVVLNKLVSC; this is encoded by the exons ATGTCTGTGCTGAGTTGTTTagttatttgtttattgtttacatTTGTTTATAGTAAAGAGTGCTACTGGAATTcaaggaacccttacagttATTTTTCGACAAAAACACCGTATGATGCCGTTAGAGGGGATTTAAGAGATGAAATTCCTTTGGAAG GGTGCAGTCCGACCAGTCTGTGGGCTATTGTGAGGCATGGGACTCGCCACCCTATGGCCACCGATGGGGCAGGTATGAAGACTGCCATGACACTGAAAGAAGCCATCATTGATAACTTTTACGCGGGTCGCGGGGAAATGTGTGCTCAG GACATCGCGAACCTCGCTAATTGGACTTGGGATGACAGCATGGACAGTACCTGGACGTACCTCACCAAGGAAGGACACCAGGAGCTGCTGCTCCTGGGCCAGAGGGTCCGAGAGCGGTTctccccactgctgggctcgcTGGATACCTTCCAGTTCAGATCTACGGACACGCAGAGGACTAGGGAAAGCGCTAGGGCGTTTGTGGAGGGACTGGAGAATTCCAAGTTTACTATCGAAGAGCCCATTCCTGATGGACAATATGATATTATAAGG CCTTACCGATCAtgcgaaaaatacatacaaCTCAACAAAACAACCCACGATATTGCCTTGGAAAAGTTTCGCTCGACGAAGGATTACCAacag ATGCTCACAGGCGTTCGCCAGCGTGTAGGCCTACCAGACCTGACGCACCAGAATGTGACTGGTCTGTACGACCTGTGTCGATACTACAGGGCCTACGCCGTCGACAGGAGAAATGCCTGGTGTTCAGTATTCGGAAACGAAGATTTGAAAGTCTTAGAGTTCATTGAAGACCTATCGGATCAATATGA cTGTGGCTACTCTTCACCATATGGAGCAAAACTGGGTGCTATTCCTCTCAGAAACTTGTACGAGAATCTAGAAGCTTCCGTCAACGGCTCTCATAGAATAACTGGTTATTTTACTCACGACACAATGATAGAGATGATCGTGACAGCTCTTGGACTATACCATGACTATCCCGCTATCAACAGTTTGGAAATGAACCGGGATAGAAAATGGCGGACTAGTTTGCTGGCGCCGTTCGCTACCAATTTAATGGTAGTTCTAAACAAGTTAGtgtcctgctaa
- the LOC141436850 gene encoding multiple inositol polyphosphate phosphatase 1-like isoform X2 yields MATDGAGMKTAMTLKEAIIDNFYAGRGEMCAQDIANLANWTWDDSMDSTWTYLTKEGHQELLLLGQRVRERFSPLLGSLDTFQFRSTDTQRTRESARAFVEGLENSKFTIEEPIPDGQYDIIRPYRSCEKYIQLNKTTHDIALEKFRSTKDYQQMLTGVRQRVGLPDLTHQNVTGLYDLCRYYRAYAVDRRNAWCSVFGNEDLKVLEFIEDLSDQYDCGYSSPYGAKLGAIPLRNLYENLEASVNGSHRITGYFTHDTMIEMIVTALGLYHDYPAINSLEMNRDRKWRTSLLAPFATNLMVVLNKLVSC; encoded by the exons ATGGCCACCGATGGGGCAGGTATGAAGACTGCCATGACACTGAAAGAAGCCATCATTGATAACTTTTACGCGGGTCGCGGGGAAATGTGTGCTCAG GACATCGCGAACCTCGCTAATTGGACTTGGGATGACAGCATGGACAGTACCTGGACGTACCTCACCAAGGAAGGACACCAGGAGCTGCTGCTCCTGGGCCAGAGGGTCCGAGAGCGGTTctccccactgctgggctcgcTGGATACCTTCCAGTTCAGATCTACGGACACGCAGAGGACTAGGGAAAGCGCTAGGGCGTTTGTGGAGGGACTGGAGAATTCCAAGTTTACTATCGAAGAGCCCATTCCTGATGGACAATATGATATTATAAGG CCTTACCGATCAtgcgaaaaatacatacaaCTCAACAAAACAACCCACGATATTGCCTTGGAAAAGTTTCGCTCGACGAAGGATTACCAacag ATGCTCACAGGCGTTCGCCAGCGTGTAGGCCTACCAGACCTGACGCACCAGAATGTGACTGGTCTGTACGACCTGTGTCGATACTACAGGGCCTACGCCGTCGACAGGAGAAATGCCTGGTGTTCAGTATTCGGAAACGAAGATTTGAAAGTCTTAGAGTTCATTGAAGACCTATCGGATCAATATGA cTGTGGCTACTCTTCACCATATGGAGCAAAACTGGGTGCTATTCCTCTCAGAAACTTGTACGAGAATCTAGAAGCTTCCGTCAACGGCTCTCATAGAATAACTGGTTATTTTACTCACGACACAATGATAGAGATGATCGTGACAGCTCTTGGACTATACCATGACTATCCCGCTATCAACAGTTTGGAAATGAACCGGGATAGAAAATGGCGGACTAGTTTGCTGGCGCCGTTCGCTACCAATTTAATGGTAGTTCTAAACAAGTTAGtgtcctgctaa